The following proteins are co-located in the Anomalospiza imberbis isolate Cuckoo-Finch-1a 21T00152 chromosome 1, ASM3175350v1, whole genome shotgun sequence genome:
- the LRRFIP2 gene encoding leucine-rich repeat flightless-interacting protein 2 isoform X27 gives MGTPGSGRKRTPVKDRFSAEDEALSNIAREAEARLAAKRAARAEARDIRMRELERQQKEEDAERARYSHQSSRHSHLSSSDVSASHRSRASTSKRRALVSGIYYDQRNYSSLGYSKPVPSYHVWSSSLYSDPVAPARSYRPSEYSYSSRASSLQSSPVSSDFSDQSETTADYFSRSSHRGSIVSNADYGQVLNSLEEKSEKSHSEIFSRPSSRNSVSAAPQSGNSSRRGSGDANSLVDPDASLSELRDSLAEVEEKYKKAMVSNAQLDNEKNNLIYQVDTLKDVIEEKEEQIAEFCRENEEKSKELERQKHNCSVLQHKLDELKEGLRQRDELIEANQRMQETIDSITKEVFDLQETNNWKDKKIGALERQKDYFDCIKNERDELREELADLKETMKRGQKHGLVIIPDGTPNGDLNHESVVGTITVVSQEAAQVLESAGEGPLDIRLRKLAGEKEELLSQVRKLKMQLEEERQKYSKSDSTNPDTIDLENGSDLQLIEMQRDANRQISEYKFKLSKAEQDITTLEQNIGRLEGQVARYKNAAENAEKVEDELKAEKRKLQRELRTALDKIEEMEMTNSHLMKRLEKMKANRTALLSQQ, from the exons ATGGGAACTCCTGGATCAGGACGGAAGAGAACTCCAGTGAAAGACAGATTTTCTGCAGAAGATGAAGCTCTAAGCAACATTGCCAGAGAG GCAGAAGCCAGACTTGCAGCAAAACGGGCAGCTCGAGCAGAAGCAAGAGATATACGTATGAGAGAGCTGGAGCGACAGCAAAAAGAG gAAGATGCAGAGAGGGCCAGATACTCCCACCAGTCCAGTCGACATTCACATTTG TCTTCTTCAGATGTCAGCGCATCGCACAGGAGCAGAGCAAGTACCTCCAAAAGAAGAGCTCTTGTG AGTGGAATTTACTATGATCAAAGAAACTATAGCAGCCTTGGATATAGTAAACCAGTTCCTTCCTACCATGTTTGG TCATCTTCTCTATACAGTGATCCAGTGGCACCAGCTAGGAGTTACAGG CCATCTGAATACAGTTATTCTTCAAGAGCAAGCTCACTCCAAAGTAGTCCTGTG TCCTCTGATTTTTCTGATCAAAGTGAAACTACTGCTGATTATTTCAGTCGTTCGAGCCACAGGGGAAGCATTGTTTCGAATGCAGATTATGGCCAAGTTTTGAATAGT CTGGaagaaaagagtgaaaaatcacattcagaaatattttcaagg cCCTCATCTCGCAATTCAGTAAGTGCAGCTCCTCAGAGTGGCAACTCATCTAGGAGAGGAAGTGGAGATGCAAATAGTTTGGTGGATCCTGATGCCTCCCTCAGTGAATTACGG GATTCGCTAGCTGAAGTTGAAGAGAAGTACAAGAAAGCTATGGTTTCCAATGCTCAACTAGACAACGAGAAAAACAACTTGATTTACCAAGTGGATACTCTAAAGGATGTTATTGAGGAGAAAGAGGAACAGATAGCAGAGTTCTGTAGGGAGAATGAAGAGAAGTcaaag GAATTGGAAAGACAGAAACACAACTGCAGTGTTTTGCAGCATAAGTTGGATGAACTTAAAGAGGGCCTTCGACAGAGAGATGAATTGATAGAG GCGAATCAACGTATGCAGGAGACTATAGACTCCATAACCAAAGAAGTGTTTGATCTCCAGGAGACAAATAAttggaaagataaaaaaataggG GCCctagaaagacagaaagattACTTTGACTGCATTAAGAATGAGCGAGATGAGCTCAGAGAGGAATTGGCTGACCTGAAGGAAACAATGAAGAGAGGACAG aAACATGGATTAGTTATAATTCCAGATGGCACACCAAATGGTGATCTAAACCATGAATCAGTGGTTGGTACAATAACAGTTGTATCACAGGAAGCTGCTCAGGTCTTGGAATCTGCAGGAGAAGGACCACTAG ATATCAGGCTACGAAAACtggctggagaaaaggaggaattACTGTCCCAG GTTAGAAAACTGAAGATGCAGTTAGAAGAAGAACGACAGAAATACTCTAAAAGTGATAGCACAAATCCAGATACAATAGACTTGGAGAATGGCTCTGACTTGCAGCTAATTGAAATGCAAA GAGATGCCAACAGACAAATTAGTGAATACAAATTTAAGCTTTCAAAAGCTGAACAAGATATCACTACTTTGGAACAAAAT ATTGGACGACTTGAGGGACAGGTTGCAAGGTataaaaatgcagcagaaaatgcagaaaaagtaGAAGATGAACTCAAAGCTGAAAAAAGGAAGCTTCAGCGAGAG
- the LRRFIP2 gene encoding leucine-rich repeat flightless-interacting protein 2 isoform X29, producing MGTPGSGRKRTPVKDRFSAEDEALSNIAREAEARLAAKRAARAEARDIRMRELERQQKEEDAERARYSHQSSRHSHLSSSDVSASHRSRASTSKRRALVSGIYYDQRNYSSLGYSKPVPSYHVWSSSLYSDPVAPARSYRPSEYSYSSRASSLQSSPVSSDFSDQSETTADYFSRSSHRGSIVSNADYGQVLNSLEEKSEKSHSEIFSRPSSRNSVSAAPQSGNSSRRGSGDANSLVDPDASLSELRDSLAEVEEKYKKAMVSNAQLDNEKNNLIYQVDTLKDVIEEKEEQIAEFCRENEEKSKELERQKHNCSVLQHKLDELKEGLRQRDELIEANQRMQETIDSITKEVFDLQETNNWKDKKIGKHGLVIIPDGTPNGDLNHESVVGTITVVSQEAAQVLESAGEGPLDIRLRKLAGEKEELLSQVRKLKMQLEEERQKYSKSDSTNPDTIDLENGSDLQLIEMQRDANRQISEYKFKLSKAEQDITTLEQNIGRLEGQVARYKNAAENAEKVEDELKAEKRKLQRELRTALDKIEEMEMTNSHLMKRLEKMKANRTALLSQQ from the exons ATGGGAACTCCTGGATCAGGACGGAAGAGAACTCCAGTGAAAGACAGATTTTCTGCAGAAGATGAAGCTCTAAGCAACATTGCCAGAGAG GCAGAAGCCAGACTTGCAGCAAAACGGGCAGCTCGAGCAGAAGCAAGAGATATACGTATGAGAGAGCTGGAGCGACAGCAAAAAGAG gAAGATGCAGAGAGGGCCAGATACTCCCACCAGTCCAGTCGACATTCACATTTG TCTTCTTCAGATGTCAGCGCATCGCACAGGAGCAGAGCAAGTACCTCCAAAAGAAGAGCTCTTGTG AGTGGAATTTACTATGATCAAAGAAACTATAGCAGCCTTGGATATAGTAAACCAGTTCCTTCCTACCATGTTTGG TCATCTTCTCTATACAGTGATCCAGTGGCACCAGCTAGGAGTTACAGG CCATCTGAATACAGTTATTCTTCAAGAGCAAGCTCACTCCAAAGTAGTCCTGTG TCCTCTGATTTTTCTGATCAAAGTGAAACTACTGCTGATTATTTCAGTCGTTCGAGCCACAGGGGAAGCATTGTTTCGAATGCAGATTATGGCCAAGTTTTGAATAGT CTGGaagaaaagagtgaaaaatcacattcagaaatattttcaagg cCCTCATCTCGCAATTCAGTAAGTGCAGCTCCTCAGAGTGGCAACTCATCTAGGAGAGGAAGTGGAGATGCAAATAGTTTGGTGGATCCTGATGCCTCCCTCAGTGAATTACGG GATTCGCTAGCTGAAGTTGAAGAGAAGTACAAGAAAGCTATGGTTTCCAATGCTCAACTAGACAACGAGAAAAACAACTTGATTTACCAAGTGGATACTCTAAAGGATGTTATTGAGGAGAAAGAGGAACAGATAGCAGAGTTCTGTAGGGAGAATGAAGAGAAGTcaaag GAATTGGAAAGACAGAAACACAACTGCAGTGTTTTGCAGCATAAGTTGGATGAACTTAAAGAGGGCCTTCGACAGAGAGATGAATTGATAGAG GCGAATCAACGTATGCAGGAGACTATAGACTCCATAACCAAAGAAGTGTTTGATCTCCAGGAGACAAATAAttggaaagataaaaaaataggG aAACATGGATTAGTTATAATTCCAGATGGCACACCAAATGGTGATCTAAACCATGAATCAGTGGTTGGTACAATAACAGTTGTATCACAGGAAGCTGCTCAGGTCTTGGAATCTGCAGGAGAAGGACCACTAG ATATCAGGCTACGAAAACtggctggagaaaaggaggaattACTGTCCCAG GTTAGAAAACTGAAGATGCAGTTAGAAGAAGAACGACAGAAATACTCTAAAAGTGATAGCACAAATCCAGATACAATAGACTTGGAGAATGGCTCTGACTTGCAGCTAATTGAAATGCAAA GAGATGCCAACAGACAAATTAGTGAATACAAATTTAAGCTTTCAAAAGCTGAACAAGATATCACTACTTTGGAACAAAAT ATTGGACGACTTGAGGGACAGGTTGCAAGGTataaaaatgcagcagaaaatgcagaaaaagtaGAAGATGAACTCAAAGCTGAAAAAAGGAAGCTTCAGCGAGAG
- the LRRFIP2 gene encoding leucine-rich repeat flightless-interacting protein 2 isoform X6, with protein sequence MGTPGSGRKRTPVKDRFSAEDEALSNIAREAEARLAAKRAARAEARDIRMRELERQQKEFSQHSYDRKWAHIQKWMEDAERARYSHQSSRHSHLSSSDVSASHRSRASTSKRRALVSGIYYDQRNYSSLGYSKPVPSYHVWSSSLYSDPVAPARSYRPSEYSYSSRASSLQSSPVLEEKSEKSHSEIFSRPSSRNSVSAAPQSGNSSRRGSGDANSLVDPDASLSELRDIYDLKDQIHDVEGRYMQGLKELKDSLAEVEEKYKKAMVSNAQLDNEKNNLIYQVDTLKDVIEEKEEQIAEFCRENEEKSKELERQKHNCSVLQHKLDELKEGLRQRDELIEANQRMQETIDSITKEVFDLQETNNWKDKKIGALERQKDYFDCIKNERDELREELADLKETMKRGQKHGLVIIPDGTPNGDLNHESVVGTITVVSQEAAQVLESAGEGPLDIRLRKLAGEKEELLSQVRKLKMQLEEERQKYSKSDSTNPDTIDLENGSDLQLIEMQRDANRQISEYKFKLSKAEQDITTLEQNIGRLEGQVARYKNAAENAEKVEDELKAEKRKLQRELRTALDKIEEMEMTNSHLMKRLEKMKANRTALLSQQ encoded by the exons ATGGGAACTCCTGGATCAGGACGGAAGAGAACTCCAGTGAAAGACAGATTTTCTGCAGAAGATGAAGCTCTAAGCAACATTGCCAGAGAG GCAGAAGCCAGACTTGCAGCAAAACGGGCAGCTCGAGCAGAAGCAAGAGATATACGTATGAGAGAGCTGGAGCGACAGCAAAAAGAG TTTTCTCAGCATTCATATGATAGAAAATGGGCTCATATCCAGAAATGGATG gAAGATGCAGAGAGGGCCAGATACTCCCACCAGTCCAGTCGACATTCACATTTG TCTTCTTCAGATGTCAGCGCATCGCACAGGAGCAGAGCAAGTACCTCCAAAAGAAGAGCTCTTGTG AGTGGAATTTACTATGATCAAAGAAACTATAGCAGCCTTGGATATAGTAAACCAGTTCCTTCCTACCATGTTTGG TCATCTTCTCTATACAGTGATCCAGTGGCACCAGCTAGGAGTTACAGG CCATCTGAATACAGTTATTCTTCAAGAGCAAGCTCACTCCAAAGTAGTCCTGTG CTGGaagaaaagagtgaaaaatcacattcagaaatattttcaagg cCCTCATCTCGCAATTCAGTAAGTGCAGCTCCTCAGAGTGGCAACTCATCTAGGAGAGGAAGTGGAGATGCAAATAGTTTGGTGGATCCTGATGCCTCCCTCAGTGAATTACGG GATATCTATGATCTTAAGGACCAGATACATGATGTAGAAGGGAGATACATGCAGGGACTTAAAGAATTAAAG GATTCGCTAGCTGAAGTTGAAGAGAAGTACAAGAAAGCTATGGTTTCCAATGCTCAACTAGACAACGAGAAAAACAACTTGATTTACCAAGTGGATACTCTAAAGGATGTTATTGAGGAGAAAGAGGAACAGATAGCAGAGTTCTGTAGGGAGAATGAAGAGAAGTcaaag GAATTGGAAAGACAGAAACACAACTGCAGTGTTTTGCAGCATAAGTTGGATGAACTTAAAGAGGGCCTTCGACAGAGAGATGAATTGATAGAG GCGAATCAACGTATGCAGGAGACTATAGACTCCATAACCAAAGAAGTGTTTGATCTCCAGGAGACAAATAAttggaaagataaaaaaataggG GCCctagaaagacagaaagattACTTTGACTGCATTAAGAATGAGCGAGATGAGCTCAGAGAGGAATTGGCTGACCTGAAGGAAACAATGAAGAGAGGACAG aAACATGGATTAGTTATAATTCCAGATGGCACACCAAATGGTGATCTAAACCATGAATCAGTGGTTGGTACAATAACAGTTGTATCACAGGAAGCTGCTCAGGTCTTGGAATCTGCAGGAGAAGGACCACTAG ATATCAGGCTACGAAAACtggctggagaaaaggaggaattACTGTCCCAG GTTAGAAAACTGAAGATGCAGTTAGAAGAAGAACGACAGAAATACTCTAAAAGTGATAGCACAAATCCAGATACAATAGACTTGGAGAATGGCTCTGACTTGCAGCTAATTGAAATGCAAA GAGATGCCAACAGACAAATTAGTGAATACAAATTTAAGCTTTCAAAAGCTGAACAAGATATCACTACTTTGGAACAAAAT ATTGGACGACTTGAGGGACAGGTTGCAAGGTataaaaatgcagcagaaaatgcagaaaaagtaGAAGATGAACTCAAAGCTGAAAAAAGGAAGCTTCAGCGAGAG
- the LRRFIP2 gene encoding leucine-rich repeat flightless-interacting protein 2 isoform X5 yields the protein MGTPGSGRKRTPVKDRFSAEDEALSNIAREAEARLAAKRAARAEARDIRMRELERQQKEFSQHSYDRKWAHIQKWMEDAERARYSHQSSRHSHLSSSDVSASHRSRASTSKRRALVSGIYYDQRNYSSLGYSKPVPSYHVWSSSLYSDPVAPARSYRPSEYSYSSRASSLQSSPVSSDFSDQSETTADYFSRSSHRGSIVSNADYGQVLNSLEEKSEKSHSEIFSRPSSRNSVSAAPQSGNSSRRGSGDANSLVDPDASLSELRDIYDLKDQIHDVEGRYMQGLKELKDSLAEVEEKYKKAMVSNAQLDNEKNNLIYQVDTLKDVIEEKEEQIAEFCRENEEKSKELERQKHNCSVLQHKLDELKEGLRQRDELIEALERQKDYFDCIKNERDELREELADLKETMKRGQKHGLVIIPDGTPNGDLNHESVVGTITVVSQEAAQVLESAGEGPLDIRLRKLAGEKEELLSQVRKLKMQLEEERQKYSKSDSTNPDTIDLENGSDLQLIEMQRDANRQISEYKFKLSKAEQDITTLEQNIGRLEGQVARYKNAAENAEKVEDELKAEKRKLQRELRTALDKIEEMEMTNSHLMKRLEKMKANRTALLSQQ from the exons ATGGGAACTCCTGGATCAGGACGGAAGAGAACTCCAGTGAAAGACAGATTTTCTGCAGAAGATGAAGCTCTAAGCAACATTGCCAGAGAG GCAGAAGCCAGACTTGCAGCAAAACGGGCAGCTCGAGCAGAAGCAAGAGATATACGTATGAGAGAGCTGGAGCGACAGCAAAAAGAG TTTTCTCAGCATTCATATGATAGAAAATGGGCTCATATCCAGAAATGGATG gAAGATGCAGAGAGGGCCAGATACTCCCACCAGTCCAGTCGACATTCACATTTG TCTTCTTCAGATGTCAGCGCATCGCACAGGAGCAGAGCAAGTACCTCCAAAAGAAGAGCTCTTGTG AGTGGAATTTACTATGATCAAAGAAACTATAGCAGCCTTGGATATAGTAAACCAGTTCCTTCCTACCATGTTTGG TCATCTTCTCTATACAGTGATCCAGTGGCACCAGCTAGGAGTTACAGG CCATCTGAATACAGTTATTCTTCAAGAGCAAGCTCACTCCAAAGTAGTCCTGTG TCCTCTGATTTTTCTGATCAAAGTGAAACTACTGCTGATTATTTCAGTCGTTCGAGCCACAGGGGAAGCATTGTTTCGAATGCAGATTATGGCCAAGTTTTGAATAGT CTGGaagaaaagagtgaaaaatcacattcagaaatattttcaagg cCCTCATCTCGCAATTCAGTAAGTGCAGCTCCTCAGAGTGGCAACTCATCTAGGAGAGGAAGTGGAGATGCAAATAGTTTGGTGGATCCTGATGCCTCCCTCAGTGAATTACGG GATATCTATGATCTTAAGGACCAGATACATGATGTAGAAGGGAGATACATGCAGGGACTTAAAGAATTAAAG GATTCGCTAGCTGAAGTTGAAGAGAAGTACAAGAAAGCTATGGTTTCCAATGCTCAACTAGACAACGAGAAAAACAACTTGATTTACCAAGTGGATACTCTAAAGGATGTTATTGAGGAGAAAGAGGAACAGATAGCAGAGTTCTGTAGGGAGAATGAAGAGAAGTcaaag GAATTGGAAAGACAGAAACACAACTGCAGTGTTTTGCAGCATAAGTTGGATGAACTTAAAGAGGGCCTTCGACAGAGAGATGAATTGATAGAG GCCctagaaagacagaaagattACTTTGACTGCATTAAGAATGAGCGAGATGAGCTCAGAGAGGAATTGGCTGACCTGAAGGAAACAATGAAGAGAGGACAG aAACATGGATTAGTTATAATTCCAGATGGCACACCAAATGGTGATCTAAACCATGAATCAGTGGTTGGTACAATAACAGTTGTATCACAGGAAGCTGCTCAGGTCTTGGAATCTGCAGGAGAAGGACCACTAG ATATCAGGCTACGAAAACtggctggagaaaaggaggaattACTGTCCCAG GTTAGAAAACTGAAGATGCAGTTAGAAGAAGAACGACAGAAATACTCTAAAAGTGATAGCACAAATCCAGATACAATAGACTTGGAGAATGGCTCTGACTTGCAGCTAATTGAAATGCAAA GAGATGCCAACAGACAAATTAGTGAATACAAATTTAAGCTTTCAAAAGCTGAACAAGATATCACTACTTTGGAACAAAAT ATTGGACGACTTGAGGGACAGGTTGCAAGGTataaaaatgcagcagaaaatgcagaaaaagtaGAAGATGAACTCAAAGCTGAAAAAAGGAAGCTTCAGCGAGAG
- the LRRFIP2 gene encoding leucine-rich repeat flightless-interacting protein 2 isoform X10, whose amino-acid sequence MGTPGSGRKRTPVKDRFSAEDEALSNIAREAEARLAAKRAARAEARDIRMRELERQQKEFSQHSYDRKWAHIQKWMEDAERARYSHQSSRHSHLSSSDVSASHRSRASTSKRRALVSGIYYDQRNYSSLGYSKPVPSYHVWSSSLYSDPVAPARSYRPSEYSYSSRASSLQSSPVSSDFSDQSETTADYFSRSSHRGSIVSNADYGQVLNSLEEKSEKSHSEIFSRPSSRNSVSAAPQSGNSSRRGSGDANSLVDPDASLSELRDIYDLKDQIHDVEGRYMQGLKELKDSLAEVEEKYKKAMVSNAQLDNEKNNLIYQVDTLKDVIEEKEEQIAEFCRENEEKSKELERQKHNCSVLQHKLDELKEGLRQRDELIEKHGLVIIPDGTPNGDLNHESVVGTITVVSQEAAQVLESAGEGPLDIRLRKLAGEKEELLSQVRKLKMQLEEERQKYSKSDSTNPDTIDLENGSDLQLIEMQRDANRQISEYKFKLSKAEQDITTLEQNIGRLEGQVARYKNAAENAEKVEDELKAEKRKLQRELRTALDKIEEMEMTNSHLMKRLEKMKANRTALLSQQ is encoded by the exons ATGGGAACTCCTGGATCAGGACGGAAGAGAACTCCAGTGAAAGACAGATTTTCTGCAGAAGATGAAGCTCTAAGCAACATTGCCAGAGAG GCAGAAGCCAGACTTGCAGCAAAACGGGCAGCTCGAGCAGAAGCAAGAGATATACGTATGAGAGAGCTGGAGCGACAGCAAAAAGAG TTTTCTCAGCATTCATATGATAGAAAATGGGCTCATATCCAGAAATGGATG gAAGATGCAGAGAGGGCCAGATACTCCCACCAGTCCAGTCGACATTCACATTTG TCTTCTTCAGATGTCAGCGCATCGCACAGGAGCAGAGCAAGTACCTCCAAAAGAAGAGCTCTTGTG AGTGGAATTTACTATGATCAAAGAAACTATAGCAGCCTTGGATATAGTAAACCAGTTCCTTCCTACCATGTTTGG TCATCTTCTCTATACAGTGATCCAGTGGCACCAGCTAGGAGTTACAGG CCATCTGAATACAGTTATTCTTCAAGAGCAAGCTCACTCCAAAGTAGTCCTGTG TCCTCTGATTTTTCTGATCAAAGTGAAACTACTGCTGATTATTTCAGTCGTTCGAGCCACAGGGGAAGCATTGTTTCGAATGCAGATTATGGCCAAGTTTTGAATAGT CTGGaagaaaagagtgaaaaatcacattcagaaatattttcaagg cCCTCATCTCGCAATTCAGTAAGTGCAGCTCCTCAGAGTGGCAACTCATCTAGGAGAGGAAGTGGAGATGCAAATAGTTTGGTGGATCCTGATGCCTCCCTCAGTGAATTACGG GATATCTATGATCTTAAGGACCAGATACATGATGTAGAAGGGAGATACATGCAGGGACTTAAAGAATTAAAG GATTCGCTAGCTGAAGTTGAAGAGAAGTACAAGAAAGCTATGGTTTCCAATGCTCAACTAGACAACGAGAAAAACAACTTGATTTACCAAGTGGATACTCTAAAGGATGTTATTGAGGAGAAAGAGGAACAGATAGCAGAGTTCTGTAGGGAGAATGAAGAGAAGTcaaag GAATTGGAAAGACAGAAACACAACTGCAGTGTTTTGCAGCATAAGTTGGATGAACTTAAAGAGGGCCTTCGACAGAGAGATGAATTGATAGAG aAACATGGATTAGTTATAATTCCAGATGGCACACCAAATGGTGATCTAAACCATGAATCAGTGGTTGGTACAATAACAGTTGTATCACAGGAAGCTGCTCAGGTCTTGGAATCTGCAGGAGAAGGACCACTAG ATATCAGGCTACGAAAACtggctggagaaaaggaggaattACTGTCCCAG GTTAGAAAACTGAAGATGCAGTTAGAAGAAGAACGACAGAAATACTCTAAAAGTGATAGCACAAATCCAGATACAATAGACTTGGAGAATGGCTCTGACTTGCAGCTAATTGAAATGCAAA GAGATGCCAACAGACAAATTAGTGAATACAAATTTAAGCTTTCAAAAGCTGAACAAGATATCACTACTTTGGAACAAAAT ATTGGACGACTTGAGGGACAGGTTGCAAGGTataaaaatgcagcagaaaatgcagaaaaagtaGAAGATGAACTCAAAGCTGAAAAAAGGAAGCTTCAGCGAGAG
- the LRRFIP2 gene encoding leucine-rich repeat flightless-interacting protein 2 isoform X3, translating into MGTPGSGRKRTPVKDRFSAEDEALSNIAREAEARLAAKRAARAEARDIRMRELERQQKEFSQHSYDRKWAHIQKWMEDAERARYSHQSSRHSHLSGIYYDQRNYSSLGYSKPVPSYHVWSSSLYSDPVAPARSYRPSEYSYSSRASSLQSSPVSSDFSDQSETTADYFSRSSHRGSIVSNADYGQVLNSLEEKSEKSHSEIFSRPSSRNSVSAAPQSGNSSRRGSGDANSLVDPDASLSELRDIYDLKDQIHDVEGRYMQGLKELKDSLAEVEEKYKKAMVSNAQLDNEKNNLIYQVDTLKDVIEEKEEQIAEFCRENEEKSKELERQKHNCSVLQHKLDELKEGLRQRDELIEANQRMQETIDSITKEVFDLQETNNWKDKKIGALERQKDYFDCIKNERDELREELADLKETMKRGQKHGLVIIPDGTPNGDLNHESVVGTITVVSQEAAQVLESAGEGPLDIRLRKLAGEKEELLSQVRKLKMQLEEERQKYSKSDSTNPDTIDLENGSDLQLIEMQRDANRQISEYKFKLSKAEQDITTLEQNIGRLEGQVARYKNAAENAEKVEDELKAEKRKLQRELRTALDKIEEMEMTNSHLMKRLEKMKANRTALLSQQ; encoded by the exons ATGGGAACTCCTGGATCAGGACGGAAGAGAACTCCAGTGAAAGACAGATTTTCTGCAGAAGATGAAGCTCTAAGCAACATTGCCAGAGAG GCAGAAGCCAGACTTGCAGCAAAACGGGCAGCTCGAGCAGAAGCAAGAGATATACGTATGAGAGAGCTGGAGCGACAGCAAAAAGAG TTTTCTCAGCATTCATATGATAGAAAATGGGCTCATATCCAGAAATGGATG gAAGATGCAGAGAGGGCCAGATACTCCCACCAGTCCAGTCGACATTCACATTTG AGTGGAATTTACTATGATCAAAGAAACTATAGCAGCCTTGGATATAGTAAACCAGTTCCTTCCTACCATGTTTGG TCATCTTCTCTATACAGTGATCCAGTGGCACCAGCTAGGAGTTACAGG CCATCTGAATACAGTTATTCTTCAAGAGCAAGCTCACTCCAAAGTAGTCCTGTG TCCTCTGATTTTTCTGATCAAAGTGAAACTACTGCTGATTATTTCAGTCGTTCGAGCCACAGGGGAAGCATTGTTTCGAATGCAGATTATGGCCAAGTTTTGAATAGT CTGGaagaaaagagtgaaaaatcacattcagaaatattttcaagg cCCTCATCTCGCAATTCAGTAAGTGCAGCTCCTCAGAGTGGCAACTCATCTAGGAGAGGAAGTGGAGATGCAAATAGTTTGGTGGATCCTGATGCCTCCCTCAGTGAATTACGG GATATCTATGATCTTAAGGACCAGATACATGATGTAGAAGGGAGATACATGCAGGGACTTAAAGAATTAAAG GATTCGCTAGCTGAAGTTGAAGAGAAGTACAAGAAAGCTATGGTTTCCAATGCTCAACTAGACAACGAGAAAAACAACTTGATTTACCAAGTGGATACTCTAAAGGATGTTATTGAGGAGAAAGAGGAACAGATAGCAGAGTTCTGTAGGGAGAATGAAGAGAAGTcaaag GAATTGGAAAGACAGAAACACAACTGCAGTGTTTTGCAGCATAAGTTGGATGAACTTAAAGAGGGCCTTCGACAGAGAGATGAATTGATAGAG GCGAATCAACGTATGCAGGAGACTATAGACTCCATAACCAAAGAAGTGTTTGATCTCCAGGAGACAAATAAttggaaagataaaaaaataggG GCCctagaaagacagaaagattACTTTGACTGCATTAAGAATGAGCGAGATGAGCTCAGAGAGGAATTGGCTGACCTGAAGGAAACAATGAAGAGAGGACAG aAACATGGATTAGTTATAATTCCAGATGGCACACCAAATGGTGATCTAAACCATGAATCAGTGGTTGGTACAATAACAGTTGTATCACAGGAAGCTGCTCAGGTCTTGGAATCTGCAGGAGAAGGACCACTAG ATATCAGGCTACGAAAACtggctggagaaaaggaggaattACTGTCCCAG GTTAGAAAACTGAAGATGCAGTTAGAAGAAGAACGACAGAAATACTCTAAAAGTGATAGCACAAATCCAGATACAATAGACTTGGAGAATGGCTCTGACTTGCAGCTAATTGAAATGCAAA GAGATGCCAACAGACAAATTAGTGAATACAAATTTAAGCTTTCAAAAGCTGAACAAGATATCACTACTTTGGAACAAAAT ATTGGACGACTTGAGGGACAGGTTGCAAGGTataaaaatgcagcagaaaatgcagaaaaagtaGAAGATGAACTCAAAGCTGAAAAAAGGAAGCTTCAGCGAGAG